In one window of Amblyomma americanum isolate KBUSLIRL-KWMA chromosome 9, ASM5285725v1, whole genome shotgun sequence DNA:
- the LOC144103819 gene encoding uncharacterized protein LOC144103819, protein MLCELCYDRSAQDEARVCPLDGRLSEDRDVELRELDCAELLGREVKCWNQESGCEAVLPASKIAQHFQTGCGHHSVYCRKCSATVLHNDICAHMKSEYCTSATPLPPEYGRDSRHKGQPALLTSDTQTLQGPRGDLKAIPDMRLIDSSEDVHQATESACAVEKCHQTLRHELQRGINSVKETMRREVARMTSEHREGQRECLNALAALRDETREHTFESDGTLKILSTSVKRLVNVLEDERGINAGKQLERVSQIGGLMEEVREEVTECKKLINQIVKMLRNTNVQGSRYDFFVKSVQSLREAALKNGFAVYQGDKVYLLGYYLSPGVYLQKQGESVTLHARIRLNVGDMDDIVQWPFTKAVKLRVLHPTQWAEREINETISSNVSGSERPDESSTAAVYTTSSLNLDDLINDGYVQRDELRVKFQVQP, encoded by the exons ATGCTTTGCGAGCTTTGCTACGACCGCTCGGCGCAGGATGAAGCACGGGTGTGCCCGCTTGACGGCCGCCTGAGCGAGGATCGTGACGTCGAACTCAGGGAGCTCGATTGTGCAGAGCTGCTCGGCAGAGAG GTGAAGTGTTGGAATCAAGAAAGTGGCTGCGAAGCCGTATTACCTGCTTCGAAGATTGCCCAGCACTTCCAGACTGGATGTGGACACCACTCCGTTTACTGTCGCAAGTGTTCGGCAACCGTCCTCCACAACGACATCTGTGCGCACATGAAGTCCGAGTACTGCACATCGGCGACACCCCTTCCACCCGAGTATGGAAGGGATTCCAGGCACAAAGGCCAGCCGGCGCTCCTGACGTCAGACACACAAACCTTACAAGGACCAAGGGGTGATTTGAAAGCAATTCCTGACATGCGGCTTATTGACAGCAGCGAAGATGTTCACCAAGCAACGGAAAGTGCCTGCGCTGTAGAAAAATGCCATCAGACACTGAGACACGAGCTCCAGAGAGGCATTAACAGCGTCAAGGAAACAATGAGACGAGAGGTGGCGCGAATGACGAGTGAACACCGTGAAGGTCAGAGAGAATGTCTGAATGCACTCGCAGCGTTGCGCGATGAAACCAGAGAACATACATTTGAGAGTGATGGCACTTTGAAAATTCTTTCCACAAGTGTGAAGAGACTAGTAAATGTTTTGGAAGATGAGCGGGGAATAAATGCAGGAAAGCAGCTTGAGAGGGTTTCCCAGATCGGGGGACTCATGGAGGAGGTCAGGGAGGAAGTGACAGAATGTAAGAAACTAATTAATCAAATCGTAAAAATGCTCCGGAACACTAATGTGCAGGGCTCGCGTTACGACTTTTTCGTCAAAAGTGTGCAATCACTCCGAGAAGCAGCACTAAAGAATGGCTTCGCCGTATACCAGGGCGATAAAGTATATCTGCTCGGCTACTACCTGTCACCTGGAGTGTACCTTCAAAAACAGGGTGAAAGCGTAACACTGCATGCAAGGATCCGCCTTAACGTGGGTGACATGGACGATATTGTACAATGGCCATTCACGAAAGCAGTCAAGCTGCGTGTCCTGCACCCAACTCAATGGGCAGAACGCGAGATCAACGAAACTATTTCCAGCAATGTTTCTGGTAGTGAAAGGCCGGACGAGAGTAGCACTGCTGCTGTTTACACAACTTCTTCTCTCAACCTCGACGACTTGATCAATGACGGTTACGTACAGCGTGATGAACTCAGGGTAAAGTTCCAAGTGCAGCCATAA